From one Stigmatopora nigra isolate UIUO_SnigA chromosome 8, RoL_Snig_1.1, whole genome shotgun sequence genomic stretch:
- the c18h3orf33 gene encoding protein C3orf33 homolog yields the protein MPESCKEAPNQDREGQSPQTQREKTVLHNFVSSISQLADDNLTLVRSISGGLALAGVILIARSIKLLTKFQTAFEIPSHFVESNISLRGRIHSVTEEGLQVEHVPIYLPLLSPLLAKHKVFPPTPLQVNLAGVDLTTEGKLWLQTKLLPSQTVWLKLVSRHGDKLHCFVSHSKRSPWCLSVNEEALRLGLARRAPLPGISPHSRLHWHLHKQLHRAEVKAEKKGLGLWKEESQWEMALKAVRNSALFRLLQRLFGRT from the exons ATGCCGGAATCCTGCAAAGAAGCCCCAAATCAAGACAGGGAAGGACAATCTCCACAAACACAGCGAGAGAAAACGGTCTTGCACAATTTCGTGTCATCTATCTCTCAATTGGCAGACGATAATCTCACTCTAGTGCGG AGCATAAGTGGCGGACTTGCTCTTGCTGGTGTCATTCTAATAGCGAGAAGCATCAAACTG CTCACCAAATTCCAAACTGCATTTGAAATCCCCTCTCATTTTGTGGAGAGCAACATCAGCCTCCGCGGGAGAATTCATTCCGTCACGGAAGAAGGTCTGCAAGTGGAGCACGTGCCCATTTACCTACCGCTGCTCTCACCTCTACTCGCCAAACACAAAG TATTCCCCCCAACCCCATTGCAGGTGAACCTTGCCGGAGTGGATCTGACCACAGAAGGCAAATTATGGCTTCAGACGAAGCTACTTCCCTCGCAAACAGTATGGTTGAAGCTGGTCAGTCGACATGGCGACAAGCTCCACTGTTTTGTGTCCCATAGCAAG AGGTCACCATGGTGCCTTTCTGTGAACGAGGAAGCACTTCGCCTTGGCTTGGCCCGTAGGGCGCCCTTACCTGGAATCTCGCCACACTCTCGCCTGCACTGGCATTTGCACAAGCAGCTGCACAGGGCAGAGGTCAAAGCCGAGAAGAAAGGGCTGGGCCTGTGGAAGGAAGAGAGCCAATGGGAGATGGCCTTAAAAGCAGTGCGGAATAGTGCATTATTCAGACTATTACAGAGGCTTTTTGGAAGGACTTGA
- the med13b gene encoding mediator of RNA polymerase II transcription subunit 13-like has product MTSCFVPNGASLEDCHSNLFCLADLTGIKWRRFVWEGPTSSPILFPVTEEDPILCSFSRCMAADVLSVWRRHHTPGRRELWLFWWGDDPSFAELIHNELSSEEVGEWESGLSYECRTLLFKAIHNLLERCLMNRGFVRIGKWFVKPYQKDEKVINKSEHLSCAFTFFVHGDSNVCTSVEIAQHQPLQRLSEEHLSLAQQSSSPLQVILSPYGLNGTLTGQGFKMSDHPTQKLIEEWRQFYPISPNPKEVQEEKMEDGDWEDDSLAAVEVLVAGVRMVYPSCLVLLPLTDLPAVIPQGASNISGNMCGAQSGQAAHRDPAMSSVTLTPPTSPEEAQTDYQPAQRWHKLSSASDGYNSNNTLHGGKIPRRLASHMVESVWQECNINRTGNKRKFTTLTNGTCEEEGGKTALWDFVEPVHRPHCNCSRHKSQKQRPNNTSGHPPSTGLPNPAAPKHKLAEKLEKVEKQQKRPQTPFHHRNSVSDEQPLEPQTPRLCLRTQEEGSYPSLHHVDTTAPPKAPTLHTHGPPADLVGSPPPPPLSPHLCDHTEGEVTPGGMKNSTPIHQPFYPPSVDSCMLPQKSASEEPPPENMPLPLPFPTPFNDASEPSVFIGSAVNPNEDSGHNPWKYFNLPKKKAAIFHTPLLPVDKVRDDSGSAAAVERVVSVTELMAGSMKPLKVSRDLLKTYTQRRNTYHSCATLDGDHGEEPDPYAFVEGDEEFSFGEKRDKAGAEREGCKKHKLDDGSEASADEAQGAPGSKPAASTSLIHENDLTVSYSDLDKIFNSDEDELAPGAKRAGVGVDDKFISKETKPPFVDTLPCISTADLHKMFPTPPSLEQQGYSPMNSGSKDSLEAGAGLTLLDGSQLNNNFKMEVEEGFCSPKPSEVKDFSFVYKPETSQPFIGCSMYAPLKTLPSQYLLPIKLPEHKCVYVRSWSIGKMELMPPVVTKDGNIPSVEPEDIQSHTPQTHTPGMWSSAPPSNSGAGILPSPSPRFSVPTPRTPRTPRTPRGPSSVQGSLKYDNSDLYSPASTSSTCRPLSSVEPATVPSIPEAHSLYVTLILSESVMNLFKDCNFDSCCVCVCNMNIRGADVGVYLKDTGEAQYPCTCGFSAVANRRFGQSAGLFLEDELDVVGRGSDASRDTERSFEEQRASAKHKSCSLKEKPPDELILLLQDQCTNPFAPMAGVEYPKLSSAPSSFVRVEERDCYNDCYMALEHGRQFMDNMSGGKVDEALVKSTCLHQWPKCKSADMNKLFSQDVLRVLLSLQPVLQDAIQKKRSVRSWGVQGPLTWQQFHKMAGRGSYGTDESPEPLPIPTFLVGYEYDFVVLSPFGLPYWEKLLLDPFGSQRNVGFVVICPESETLVNRAKIFFKDLSAMYEACQLGQHRPICKNYSDGILKVGSTEGRSMSEQPLSDWFLKMAVRDANNEAFIKLKLFAQVCRYDLAPYLSEQSLDNSLLSQRNPGTTASQNSASSAATSGHPSTNAQINSTPQPNSAAPQAMGGLVSSKPGVYPPFVAGGLQGSTAHNGPQSNPQGQSAENAAAQISSEAPESTMDRDKVGKPTDGESHAISYPPAIVVYIVDPFSYADVDREVHSSAYTLGLLRCYMEMLQFLPARIRNAVSVQIVPCQYLLQPVRSGERHLYGQHLKSLAFSVFTQCRRPLPNSTNFKALTGFGPGLAIDMALKNPERPECLRLYTPPFILAPVKDKQTELGETFGEASQKYNILFVGYCLSHDQRWLLASCTDQHGELLESCIISIDVPNRARRKMGSARQLGLQKLWDWCLGLVQVTSLPWRVVIGRLGRMGHGELRDWSILLSRRNLQSLSKRLKETCRMCGISAADTPSILSACLVAMEPQGSFVVMPDSVSTGSVFGRSTTLNMQTSQLSTPQDTSCTHILVFPTSAMVQVNTNTSEPIDINFNPINPDGSDGMDILDLFDNDMVDPDIISILPNLPTTSPVHSPGSHYHQGGDGSKGQSADRMESHEEALNILQQPMALGYFVSTAKAGPLPDWFWSACPQAQNQCPLFLKASLHLHVSSVQSDELLHSRHSHPLDSNHTSDVLRFVLEQYNALSWLTCDPATQDRRSCLPVHFVVLTQMYNFIMNML; this is encoded by the exons ATGACTTCGTGCTTTGTGCCCAACGGGGCCAGTTTGGAGGACTGCCACTCCAACCTCTTCTGCCTG GCTGATTTGACCGGGATAAAATGGCGACGCTTCGTGTGGGAAGGGCCCACCTCGTCACCCATCCTCTTCCCCGTGACCGAGGAGGACCCCATCTTGTGCAGCTTTAGCCGGTGCATGGCTGCCGACGTGCTGAGCGTGTGGAGGCGGCACCACACGCCGGGTCGTCGGGAGCTCTGGCTCTTCTGGTGGGGCGACGACCCCAGCTTTGCCGAACTCATCCACAACGAGCTTTCGA GTGAGGAGGTTGGCGAATGGGAGAGCGGCCTGTCTTACGAATGCCGCACACTCCTGTTCAAAGCCATCCACAACCTGCTGGAGCGCTGCCTCATGAACCGCGGCTTCGTACGCATCGGCAAGTGGTTCGTGAAGCCCTATCAGAAGGACGAGAAAGTCATCAACAAAAG CGAGCACCTGTCCTGTGCGTTCACATTCTTCGTGCATGGTGATAGCAACGTGTGCACCAGCGTGGAGATTGCGCAGCACCAGCCTCTGCAGCGATTGAGTGAAGAGCACCTGAGCCTTGCCCAGCAGAGCTCTAGCCCATTGCAAG TCATCTTGAGCCCTTACGGGTTAAACGGGACCCTGACGGGCCAGGGCTTCAAGATGTCGGACCATCCCACTCAGAAGCTCATTGAAGAGTGGAGGCAGTTTTATCCCATCAGCCCCAATCCCAAAGAGGTTCAGGAGGAAAAGATGGAGGACGGTGACTGGGAGGATGACTCCCTAGCAGCGGTGGAGGTCCTAGTCG ctgGGGTGAGGATGGTCTATCCTTCCTGTCTGGTACTCCTCCCCCTCACGGACCTCCCCGCGGTCATCCCTCAAGGCGCGTCAAACATCTCAGGAAACATGTGCGGCGCTCAGTCAGGCCAGGCCGCCCACAGAGATCCCGCCATGTCCTCCGTCACGTTAACGCCACCGACGTCACCGGAGGAAGCTCAGACTG ACTATCAGCCAGCACAGAGATGGCATAAGTTGTCGTCTGCGTCCGACGGATACAATTCCAACAATACTCTTCACGGGGGGAAAATTCCCCGTAGGCTGGCCAGCCACATGGTGGAGTCGGTTTGGCAGGAGTGTAACATAAACCGCACGGGGAACAA GAGGAAGTTTACAACTTTGACGAATGGGACTTGTGAGGAGGAAGGAGGTAAAACTGCGCTGTGGGATTTTGTCGAGCCCGTCCACCGGCCACATTGCAATTGTTCAAG GCATAAAAGTCAAAAGCAGCGGCCCAACAACACTTCAGGACACCCTCCTTCAACAGGCCTGCCCAACCCGGCGGCCCCCAAGCACAAGCTGGCCGAGAAGCTGGAAAAGGTGGAGAAGCAGCAGAAGAGGCCGCAAACGCCCTTTCACCACCGCAACTCTGTGAGCGACGAACAGCCGCTGGAGCCTCAGACCCCGAGGCTTTGTTTACGAACGCAGGAAGAGGGCTCGTACCCCAGTCTGCACCACGTGGATACCACGGCGCCCCCCAAAGCACCCACGCTGCACACTCACGGCCCCCCGGCCGACCTGGTCGGATCGCCGCCACCCCCGCCACTCAGCCCGCACCTTTGCGATCACACCGAAGGCGAGGTGACTCCCGGCGGCATGAAGAACTCCACGCCCATTCACCAGCCCTTTTACCCCCCTTCGGTGGATTCTTGTATGCTGCCACAAAAGAGCGCTTCTGAGGAGCCACCTCCCGAAAATATGCCCTTGCCGTTGCCATTCCCGACACCCTTTAACGATGCCTCGGAGCCCTCCGTCTTCATCGGTTCCGCCGTCAACCCCAACGAAGATTCCGGACACAACCCCTGGAAGTACTTTAACTTGCCTAAGAAGAAGGCCGCCATCTTTCACACGCCTCTGCTACCGGTGGACAAAGTTCGAGATGACTCTGGAAGCGCCGCTGCGGTGGAAAGGGTTGTGTCTGTTACAGA GTTGATGGCAGGCTCCATGAAGCCCTTAAAAGTATCCCGCGACCTGTTGAAGACCTACACTCAGAGGAGGAACACGTATCACTCTTGCGCCACTTTGGACGGAGACCACGGCGAGGAGCCAGACCCTTATGCTTTTGTCGAAGGGGATGAGGAGTTCAGTTTTGGAGAAAAGAGGGACAAGGCTGGAGCTGAGAGGGAAGGATGCAAAAAACACAAG CTTGATGATGGTTCAGAAGCTTCAGCTGATG AAGCTCAAGGGGCACCAGGAAGTAAACCAGCCGCCTCCACCAGCCTTATCCACGAGAATGACTTGACGGTCTCCTACAGTGACTTGGATAAAATTTTCAATTCGGATGAAGATGAGTTAGCA CCTGGAGCCAAAAGAGCTGGAGTGGGTGTCGATGACAAGTTTATCTCCAAAGAAACAAAACCCCCCTTTGTGGATACCTTGCCATGTATAA GCACGGCAGATCTGCACAAGATGTTTCCGACCCCACCTTCTCTGGAGCAGCAGGGTTACTCCCCCATGAACTCGGGGAGCAAAGACAGCCTGGAAGCGGGGGCTGGTCTCACCTTGCTGGATGGCAGCCAACTCAACAACAACTTCAAGATGGAGGTGGAGGAGGGATTCTGTAGCCCCAAGCCGTCTGAAGTAAAG GACTTTTCCTTCGTGTACAAGCCGGAGACAAGTCAGCCATTCATCGGCTGCTCCATGTACGCTCCCCTGAAGACGTTACCCAGTCAATATCTGTTGCCAATCAAGCTGCCGGAGcacaagtgtgtgtatgtgcgcagCTGGAGCATTGGCAAAATGGAGCTCATGCCCCCGGTGGTAACTAAAGATGG TAATATCCCAAGCGTGGAGCCCGAGGACATCCAGAGCCACACCCCTCAAACCCACACGCCCGGGATGTGGAGCAGTGCTCCTCCCAGCAACAGCGGCGCGGGCATCCTCCCTTCCCCTTCGCCCCGCTTCTCCGTACCCACGCCTCGCACTCCGCGAACCCCCCGGACGCCCCGCGGACCTTCTAGCGTCCAGGGCTCGCTCAAGTATGACAACTCGGACCTCTACTCCCCCGCTTCCACCTCTTCCACCTGCCGACCACTCAGCTCGGTGGAGCCGGCCACCGTTCCCTCCATCCCAGAGGCCCACAGCCTTTACGTCACGCTCATCCTCTCCGAGTCGGTGATGAACCTCTTCAAGGACTGCAACTTCGACAGCTGCTGCGTGTGCGTCTGCAACATGAATATCCGCGGGGCCGACGTGGGCGTTTACCTGAAAGACACCGGGGAGGCCCAGTACCCGTGTACGTGCGGCTTCAGCGCCGTGGCAAACCGACGCTTCGGCCAGTCGGCCGGGCTCTTCCTGGAGGACGAGCTGGACGTGGTGGGGCGTGGCTCGGACGCCAGCCGCGACACGGAACGCTCCTTCGAAGAGCAGCGGGCGTCTGCCAAACACAAGTCCTGCAGTCTGAAAGAGAAACCACCAGATGAGCTCATCCTACTGCTGCAGGACCAGTGCACCAACCCGTTTGCCCCAATGGCCGGTGTGGAGTACCCCAAATTGAGCTCTGCCCCCAGCTCTTTTGTTAGGGTGGAGGAAAGGGACTGCTATAACGACTGCTACATGGCTCTGGAGCACGGCAGGCAATTCATGGATAACATGTCAGGAGGCAAGGTGGATGAAGCACTAGTGAAAAGCACCTGTCTTCATCAGTGGCCAAAATGCAAAT CAGCGGACATGAACAAGCTGTTCTCTCAGGATGTGCTGCGGGTGCTGTTGTCCCTTCAGCCCGTCTTGCAGGACGCCATCCAAAAGAAGAGAAGCGTGCGCTCGTGGGGAGTACAGGGGCCCCTGACCTGGCAGCAATTCCACAAGATGGCCGGGAGAGGCTCTTATG GTACAGATGAGTCTCCTGAGCCGCTGCCCATACCCACGTTTCTGGTGGGCTACGAGTACGATTTTGTGGTACTGTCCCCGTTTGGCCTTCCCTACTGGGAAAAACTGCTCTTGGACCCCTTTGGCTCTCAGAGGAATGTCGGATTTGTCGTCATCTGCCCAGAAAGCGAAACACTTGTCAATCGGGCTAAAATCTTCTTTAAGGATTTGAGTGCCATGTACGAG GCATGCCAGCTGGGGCAACACAGACCCATCTGCAAAAACTACTCGGATGGCATCCTGAAAGTGGGTAGCACGGAAGGCAGGAGCATGAGCGAGCAGCCTCTGAGCGACTGGTTCCTCAAGATGGCTGTCAGAGACGCCAACAACGAGGCCTTTATTAAACTCAAACTCTTTGCTCAAGTGTGCCGCTATGATCTGG CTCCCTACCTATCAGAGCAATCTCTGGACAACTCGCTCCTCTCCCAACGCAACCCGGGCACAACGGCTTCCCAGAACTCTGCCTCTTCCGCCGCCACTTCAGGACACCCAAGCACTAATGCCCAAATCAACAGCACCCCTCAGCCCAACTCGGCTGCCCCCCAGGCCATGGGTGGGCTGGTGTCATCAAAGCCGGGGGTCTATCCCCCGTTTGTCGCCGGCGGGTTGCAGGGTAGCACGGCGCATAACGGACCCCAGTCGAACCCACAAGGTCAGAGTGCAGAAAATGCTGCTGCTCAGATCTCCAGTGAGGCACCAGAGAG caccatggacagagacAAAGTGGGCAAGCCGACAGACGGCGAGTCCCACGCCATCTCGTACCCGCCCGCCATCGTAGTGTACATCGTGGACCCCTTCAGCTACGCCGACGTGGACCGCGAGGTCCACTCTAGCGCCTACACGCTAGGCCTCCTGCGCTGCTACATGGAGATGCTCCAGTTTCTTCCCGCTCGCATCAGAAACGCCGTCTCGGTGCAA ATCGTTCCATGCCAGTACCTCCTCCAGCCAGTACGCAGTGGCGAGCGCCACCTGTACGGGCAGCACCTCAAGTCGCTCGCCTTCTCAGTCTTCACGCAATGTCGGCGGCCCCTTCCCAACTCCACCAACTTCAAGGCTCTGACAGGCTTTGGTCCTGGCCTCGCCATCGACATGGCGCTCAAGAACCCAGAG AGGCCAGAGTGTCTCCGTTTGTACACCCCTCCCTTCATTCTGGCGCCGGTGAAGGACAAGCAGACGGAGCTGGGCGAAACATTTGGGGAGGCGTCGCAAAAGTACAACATCCTCTTTGTGGGCTATTGCCTGTCTCACGACCAGCGCTGGCTGCTGGCGTCCTGCACCGATCAACATGGCGAGCTGCTGGAGAGTTGCATCATCAGCATCGACGTGCCCAACAG GGCTCGCAGGAAAATGGGCTCCGCCCGGCAACTGGGGCTACAGAAGCTGTGGGATTGGTGTCTGGGCCTGGTGCAGGTGACGTCCCTGCCTTGGAGGGTCGTGATTGGTCGCCTAGGAAGGATGGGCCATGGCGAATTGAGAg ATTGGAGTATTCTGCTGAGCAGGAGGAACCTTCAATCCCTCAGCAAGCGTCTCAAGGAGACGTGCCGCATGTGCGGCATCTCTGCTGCGGACACGCCGAGCATCCTTAGCGCCTGTCTGGTCGCCATGGAGCCCCAGGGCTCCTTTGTCGTCatgccag ATTCCGTGTCGACGGGCTCGGTGTTTGGCCGCAGCACGACGCTCAACATGCAGACGTCGCAACTGAGCACGCCGCAGGACACGTCGTGCACGCACATACTGGTGTTCCCCACCTCGGCCATGGTGCAAGTTAACACCAACACGTCAGAACCCATCGACATCAACTTCAACCCCATCAATCCAG ACGGCTCTGACGGAATGGACATCCTGGACCTGTTCGACAACGACATGGTGGATCCTGACATCATCAGCATTCTGCCTAACTTGCCCACCACGTCCCCCGTCCACTCGCCTGGCTCGCACTACCACCAGGGTGGCGACGGAAGCAAG GGTCAGAGTGCCGATCGAATGGAGTCGCACGAGGAGGCGTTGAACATCCTGCAGCAACCCATGGCCCTAGGCTACTTTGTCTCCACTGCCAAGGCCGGACCGCTTCCCGACTGGTTCTGGTCGGCCTGTCCTCAAGCTCAGAACCAGTGTCCTCTCTTCCTCAAG GCTTCTCTGCACCTGCACGTGTCGTCAGTCCAGTCCGACGAGCTGTTGCACAGCAGGCACTCCCACCCCCTCGACTCCAACCACACCTCTGATGTCCTCAG atTTGTCCTGGAGCAGTACAACGCCCTCTCCTGGCTAACGTGCGACCCGGCCACGCAGGATCGCCGCTCCTGTCTGCCCGTTCACTTTGTGGTGCTGACGCAAATGTACAACTTCATCATGAACATGCTTTGA
- the LOC144200267 gene encoding histone H4 transcription factor, translating into MAAKTPDHLEVVCEWASCGHRGGTMEELSDHASQHLRDYLGDKDALEELDEYACLWEGCEFVSMGSPVRLESHVYFHNYHAKLKFLGRQLLRSRPDLPACNQAAHTNNLLPEGSDRHLCHWDNCDSTFTNPEWFYRHVANHVESAEQRPLSPQRRALFCRWSGCEVFAKIRYRLREHVRAHTQERLVACPTCGSLFSCNTKLFDHLQRQAQPLESLVCEHCGKAFSSERLLRAHVRQHVNQVKCPFCDMTCPTLAALKIHIRFRHCDERPFPCDFCDKSFKNQRDLQKHTQVHNEGSLFRCSVEGCSYSCQTFQTMNQHFKRAHEVGGASKYKCHLCDKVFSWCYTLTLHLRKKHELKWPSGHSRFRYRKDGDGFLTLNMVRVETEEVTQEIMKNMKKKVDAATTADEGSSSSSTCSFSSEDTSARSSPGGGDESPVYCGMSAIPLMEEEPVVSAREEQDGGGTSRAVRALTMVARGLGMDVV; encoded by the exons ATGGCCGCCAAGACGCCGGATCACCTGGAGGTGGTCTGCGAGTGGGCGTCATGCGGCCACCGGGGCGGCACCATGGAAGAACTGAGCGACCACGCCTCCCAGCACCTTCGAGACTACTTGGGAGACAAAGACGCCCTGGAGGAGTTGG ATGAGTACGCCTGCCTGTGGGAAGGCTGCGAGTTCGTCTCCATGGGCAGCCCGGTCCGCTTGGAATCTCACGTGTACTTTCACAACTACCACGCCAAGCTGAAGTTCCTGGGTCGCCAGCTGCTCCGGTCCCGGCCCGACCTGCCTGCCTGCAACCAGGCCGCGCACACCAACAATTTGCTTCCCGAGGGGTCCGATCGCCACCTGTGCCACTGGGACAACTGCGAT AGCACGTTCACCAACCCCGAGTGGTTCTACCGCCACGTGGCCAATCACGTGGAGAGCGCCGAGCAGCGTCCGCTGTCTCCCCAACGGCGAGCGCTCTTCTGCCGCTGGTCGGGCTGCGAGGTCTTCGCCAAGATCCGCTACCGGCTGAGGGAGCACGTGCGAGCTCACACCCAAGAGCGACTGGTGGCCTGTCCCACCTGCGGCAGCCTCTTCTCCTGCAACACCAAACTCTTTGACCACCTCCAAAGGCAGGCCCAGCCACTGG aGTCGCTGGTGTGCGAACACTGCGGCAAAGCCTTTTCCAGTGAGAGACTATTGCGGGCTCACGTTCGACAACATG TGAATCAAGTCAAGTGTCCCTTCTGCGACATGACGTGCCCCACGCTGGCCGCCCTGAAGATCCACATCCGTTTCCGACACTGCGACGAGCGCCCTTTCCCGTGTGACTTCTGCGACAAAAG CTTCAAGAACCAGCGCGACCTCCAAAAACACACGCAGGTTCACAACGAAGGCTCGCTCTTCCGCTGCTCCGTAGAAGGCTGCTCGTATTCCTGCCAGACATTCCAGACCATGAACCAGCACTTTAAGAGGGCGCACGAG GTTGGAGGCGCCTCCAAGTATAAATGTCACCTTTGCGATAAGGTGTTCTCCTGGTGTTACACGCTCACGCTGCACCTGCGGAAGAAGCACGAACTCAAGTGGCCATCGGGACATTCGCGATTCAG GTACAGAAAGGATGGCGATGGCTTTCTAACCCTCAACATGGTGCGTGTGGAAACAGAAGAGGTAACCCAAGAAATCATGAAGAACATGAAGAAGAAAGTGGACGCGGCGACGACGGCAGATGAAGGAAGTTCTTCTTCCTCCACTTGTTCCTTCTCCTCCGAGGACACGTCTGCTCGTTCCAGCCCAGGCGGAGGGGACGAATCCCCGGTTTACTGCGGCATGAGCGCCATCCCACTCATGGAAGAGGAGCCGGTGGTCTCCGCCCGGGAGGAGCAAGACGGTGGCGGGACGTCTCGGGCTGTGCGGGCCCTCACCATGGTGGCCAGAGGTTTGGGCATGGATGTGGTATGA